In Morganella morganii, the following are encoded in one genomic region:
- the hisS gene encoding histidine--tRNA ligase, which translates to MEKIQSIRGMRSVLPEETPVWQWLENRIRNITSRYGYQEVRLPILEPVALFERAVGESTDIVSKEMYNFLDKSGEHITLRPEGTSGCVRTVIENNMCYNTTQRLWYQGPMFRYERPQKGRLRQFTQFGVETFGMPGADVDAELIFMVKDIFKALGVDKHVRLEINSLGTPEERSEHRQQLVNYFMQHKALLDEDSLRRLETNPLRILDSKNPDMQEMIEAAPRLLDFLGEESQQHFDDLRRLLDSENIAYVVNPRLVRGLDYYTRTVFEWITEELGSQGTVCGGGRYDGLVELFSGKQLPASGFAIGIERLLLLIQTLGLDKDIVNQPDIVVTYEDPAQNVEALLLANTLRHQLPQYKILNDFTSAKLKRQHSNALKSGCRYIVTLNRDGQVGLWDLAANTNETLTADTLANAFLNKTITAMA; encoded by the coding sequence ATGGAAAAGATTCAGTCAATCAGAGGGATGAGAAGTGTGCTTCCGGAAGAAACACCGGTCTGGCAGTGGCTGGAAAACCGGATCCGGAATATCACTTCCCGCTACGGCTATCAGGAGGTCAGGCTGCCGATTCTGGAACCGGTTGCCCTGTTTGAGCGCGCGGTCGGTGAATCCACCGATATCGTCTCAAAAGAGATGTATAACTTCCTCGATAAAAGCGGCGAGCACATCACCCTGCGCCCGGAAGGTACCAGTGGTTGCGTCCGGACCGTGATTGAGAACAACATGTGCTACAACACCACGCAGCGCCTGTGGTATCAGGGCCCGATGTTCCGTTATGAGCGTCCGCAGAAAGGCCGTCTGCGTCAGTTCACTCAGTTCGGGGTGGAAACCTTCGGCATGCCGGGGGCGGATGTGGATGCAGAGCTTATCTTTATGGTGAAAGATATCTTTAAGGCGCTCGGCGTGGATAAACACGTCCGCCTTGAGATTAACTCCCTCGGGACACCGGAAGAGCGCTCAGAGCACCGTCAGCAGCTGGTGAATTACTTTATGCAGCACAAAGCGCTGCTGGATGAGGACAGCCTGCGCCGTCTGGAAACCAACCCGCTGCGTATCCTGGACAGCAAAAACCCGGATATGCAGGAGATGATTGAAGCAGCACCGCGCCTGCTGGACTTCCTCGGTGAGGAATCACAGCAGCACTTTGATGATCTGCGCCGTCTGCTGGACAGTGAAAATATTGCTTATGTGGTCAACCCGCGTCTGGTCCGCGGACTGGATTACTACACCCGTACCGTATTTGAGTGGATCACGGAAGAGCTGGGTTCACAGGGGACAGTCTGCGGCGGTGGCCGTTACGATGGTCTGGTTGAATTGTTCAGCGGCAAACAGTTACCGGCTTCCGGGTTTGCTATCGGGATCGAACGGCTGTTACTGCTGATCCAGACTCTCGGCCTGGATAAAGATATTGTGAATCAGCCGGATATTGTGGTGACTTATGAAGATCCGGCACAGAATGTGGAAGCGCTGTTACTGGCTAACACACTGCGCCATCAGTTGCCGCAATATAAAATCCTCAATGATTTCACCAGTGCCAAACTGAAGCGTCAGCACAGCAATGCGCTGAAATCCGGCTGCCGTTACATCGTGACGCTCAACCGTGACGGCCAGGTCGGCCTGTGGGATCTGGCGGCGAACACCAATGAAACCCTCACCGCAGACACCCTCGCCAATGCGTTTCTGAATAAAACCATCACTGCGATGGCCTGA
- a CDS encoding amino acid permease, with translation MVPNGKSTHRMGLTALIIMTASNMMGSGVFMLPSSLAHIGSIALWGGLLTFCGVLALALVFAKTGEISPCKGGVIANIGRTFGQYIGLQTSLFYWLSTWIGNCALLISGVGYLSYFFPQLHTPLYAAITAIIILWAFVLLGLQGAKVVGYAQIFTGLCMLTVILSISIFGWTSFDYTRYITSFNVTQTSNTDAIFAAAAISLWGYLGIESASVSSAQVTNPHRNIPLATIIGLVIAAACYLSSTNVMMGILPHEQLVNSTAPFADTARYLWGEHAGQIISALAIIACFGALPGWQILQTEVPSSAAEEGTFPRFFADVNRHGVPYKGLICTAGMMSAVLLLTISPSLEQQFRNIIILAVSASLIPYAFAVISLPIAMIAKKMQYGRTFIIYATLSLIGLGFIMVALTGAGTKPLFWGMVLQMFTIPLYLFFIMRREKNTTDPRPGLALSYIPGICAEQTAEMALSADNDDSRNFSQRNCI, from the coding sequence ATGGTTCCCAATGGTAAATCCACCCACCGCATGGGCCTGACAGCCCTGATCATTATGACGGCTTCCAATATGATGGGAAGCGGCGTGTTTATGTTACCCTCCTCCCTCGCGCATATCGGTTCCATCGCGCTGTGGGGCGGACTGCTGACCTTCTGCGGCGTACTGGCACTGGCGCTGGTGTTCGCCAAGACCGGTGAAATCTCCCCCTGTAAAGGCGGTGTGATTGCCAATATCGGACGGACATTCGGGCAGTATATCGGGTTACAGACATCACTTTTTTACTGGCTTTCGACCTGGATAGGCAACTGTGCCTTACTGATCTCCGGTGTCGGTTATCTCTCTTATTTCTTTCCGCAGCTTCACACTCCGCTTTACGCCGCTATTACCGCAATTATTATTCTCTGGGCTTTCGTTCTGCTGGGTTTGCAGGGCGCAAAAGTCGTCGGCTATGCGCAGATTTTTACCGGCCTTTGTATGCTCACCGTTATTCTGAGCATCAGTATTTTCGGCTGGACCAGTTTTGATTACACACGTTATATCACCAGTTTTAATGTTACTCAGACCAGTAACACAGATGCTATTTTTGCCGCCGCCGCGATTTCGCTGTGGGGCTATCTGGGAATTGAATCCGCGTCGGTTTCATCCGCCCAGGTGACTAATCCGCACCGCAATATTCCGCTGGCAACCATTATCGGGCTGGTTATTGCTGCCGCCTGCTATCTCAGTTCCACCAATGTCATGATGGGGATCCTGCCCCACGAACAGCTTGTTAACTCCACCGCACCGTTTGCTGATACCGCCCGTTATCTGTGGGGCGAACATGCGGGACAGATTATCTCTGCGCTCGCGATTATTGCCTGCTTCGGTGCATTACCGGGCTGGCAGATTTTACAGACTGAAGTTCCCAGCTCTGCGGCGGAAGAAGGCACATTCCCGCGTTTTTTTGCTGATGTGAACCGCCACGGCGTGCCGTATAAAGGGCTGATTTGTACCGCCGGGATGATGAGCGCCGTGCTGCTGCTCACCATCTCACCAAGCCTGGAACAGCAGTTCCGCAATATCATTATTCTTGCGGTCTCCGCCAGTCTGATCCCGTATGCATTTGCTGTGATTTCCCTGCCGATCGCCATGATCGCCAAAAAAATGCAGTACGGGCGCACCTTTATTATTTACGCCACTCTGAGCCTGATTGGTCTGGGATTCATTATGGTCGCGCTGACAGGCGCCGGCACCAAACCGCTGTTCTGGGGCATGGTGCTGCAGATGTTTACCATTCCGCTGTATCTGTTTTTTATTATGCGCCGCGAAAAAAACACTACTGATCCCCGTCCCGGGCTCGCCCTGTCGTACATCCCGGGGATCTGCGCTGAGCAGACCGCTGAGATGGCGTTATCGGCTGACAATGATGACAGCCGGAATTTCTCACAGAGAAACTGTATATAG
- a CDS encoding histidine decarboxylase, with protein MTLSINDQNKLDAFWAYCVKNQYFNIGYPESADFDYTNLERFLRFSINNCGDWGEYCNYLLNSFDFEKEVMEYFADLFKIPFEQSWGYVTNGGTEGNMFGCYLGREIFPDGTLYYSKDTHYSVAKIVKLLRIKSQVVESLPNGEIDYDDLMKKIADDKEAHPIIFANIGTTVRGAIDDIAEIQKRLKAAGIKREDYYLHADAALSGMILPFVDDAQPFTFADGIDSIGVSGHKMIGSPIPCGIVVAKKENVDRISVEIDYISAHDKTITGSRNGHTPLMLWEAIRSHSTEEWKRRITRSLDMAQYAVDRMQKAGINAWRNKNSITVVFPCPSERVWREHCLATSGDVAHLITTAHHLDTAQIDKLIDDVIADFNLHAA; from the coding sequence ATGACTCTGTCTATCAATGATCAAAACAAACTTGATGCATTCTGGGCTTATTGCGTAAAAAACCAGTATTTCAACATCGGCTATCCTGAATCAGCAGATTTCGATTACACCAACCTGGAACGTTTCTTACGTTTCTCCATCAACAACTGCGGTGACTGGGGCGAATATTGCAACTACCTGCTGAACTCTTTCGATTTCGAGAAAGAAGTGATGGAGTATTTCGCAGACCTGTTCAAAATTCCGTTTGAACAAAGCTGGGGTTATGTGACCAACGGCGGTACCGAAGGTAACATGTTCGGTTGCTACCTGGGCCGTGAAATCTTCCCTGACGGTACCCTGTACTATTCAAAAGATACTCACTATTCCGTTGCGAAAATCGTTAAATTACTGCGTATCAAATCTCAGGTTGTTGAATCTCTGCCAAACGGCGAAATCGACTATGACGATCTGATGAAAAAAATCGCTGACGATAAAGAAGCGCATCCGATCATTTTCGCTAACATCGGTACCACTGTCCGCGGTGCTATTGATGATATCGCTGAAATCCAGAAACGCCTGAAAGCAGCCGGTATCAAACGTGAAGATTACTACCTGCACGCTGATGCGGCACTGAGCGGCATGATCCTGCCATTCGTTGATGATGCACAGCCATTCACTTTTGCTGACGGTATCGACTCAATCGGTGTTTCCGGCCACAAAATGATTGGTTCGCCAATCCCTTGCGGTATCGTTGTTGCGAAGAAAGAAAACGTGGATCGTATTTCTGTTGAAATCGACTACATCTCCGCACACGACAAAACCATCACCGGTTCACGTAACGGTCACACACCACTGATGCTGTGGGAAGCTATCCGTTCACATTCAACTGAGGAATGGAAACGCCGCATCACCCGCAGTCTGGATATGGCTCAGTACGCTGTTGACCGTATGCAGAAAGCCGGTATCAATGCATGGCGCAACAAAAACTCCATTACTGTTGTGTTCCCTTGCCCGTCAGAACGCGTCTGGAGAGAACATTGCCTGGCAACGTCCGGCGACGTGGCTCACCTGATCACCACCGCGCACCATCTGGATACCGCGCAGATCGACAAACTGATCGACGACGTTATCGCGGATTTTAACTTACACGCGGCATAA
- the hdcC gene encoding histidine-histamine antiporter, with protein MGNMSASSAHKMGVVALTLVTASNMMGSGVFMLPTNLAGVGYISLWGWLFTIIGVIALALVFAKTSLITPRNGGIVAYASDAFGPFIGFQTTVCYWISAWVGNVALLVAGVGYLSYFFPELKNPAIGSVVAIAILWGFVVLASFGARVAGRAQSFTASCMLVVVLGVGVIGWFWFDPQMFTQVYNGTGKSDTTAIITAASIALWGFLGVESAVVSSGQVDKPEYTVPRATVYGLLIASVCYVGSCTVIMGLVPHEELVNSAAPFADAARYMFGETAGTVASILSIIACFGSISGWLILQSEGPRAGANQGLFPKFFSDVNKNDVPMKSLIFTGVLMSLVLLMTASPNLAKQFEIVILMSVFASLLPYMYALISLPIIMVSKKMNRGSTFIFYNVLVVIGIIYCVFALLGSGSDSMFWGLVMMSITIPLFSFVAAGRAKKGNEILYINDEQNKA; from the coding sequence ATGGGAAACATGAGTGCCAGTTCCGCCCATAAAATGGGGGTGGTCGCGCTGACCCTGGTAACCGCATCAAATATGATGGGTTCCGGTGTGTTCATGCTGCCGACTAACCTCGCGGGCGTCGGTTACATCTCCTTATGGGGATGGTTATTTACAATCATTGGTGTTATCGCATTAGCCTTAGTTTTCGCCAAAACCAGTCTTATCACACCGCGTAACGGCGGTATCGTGGCTTACGCCAGCGATGCTTTCGGTCCGTTTATCGGTTTCCAGACCACTGTCTGTTACTGGATCAGTGCCTGGGTCGGTAACGTCGCGCTGCTGGTTGCCGGTGTCGGTTACCTCAGCTACTTCTTCCCTGAACTGAAAAACCCTGCTATCGGCAGCGTCGTTGCTATCGCGATTCTGTGGGGCTTCGTGGTATTAGCCAGTTTCGGTGCCCGTGTCGCCGGTCGTGCGCAGTCATTCACTGCAAGCTGCATGCTGGTTGTTGTTCTGGGTGTCGGTGTCATCGGCTGGTTCTGGTTCGATCCGCAGATGTTTACTCAGGTTTATAACGGTACCGGTAAAAGCGATACCACTGCCATTATCACTGCGGCATCTATCGCGCTGTGGGGCTTCCTGGGTGTTGAATCTGCTGTGGTTTCCAGCGGCCAGGTGGACAAACCGGAATACACTGTACCGCGTGCAACCGTTTATGGTCTGCTGATTGCGTCAGTCTGCTACGTCGGCAGCTGCACCGTTATCATGGGTCTGGTTCCGCACGAAGAACTGGTTAACTCTGCTGCGCCGTTTGCGGATGCTGCCCGTTACATGTTCGGTGAAACTGCCGGTACTGTTGCCTCTATCCTGAGTATCATCGCCTGCTTCGGTTCTATCTCCGGCTGGTTAATCCTGCAGTCTGAAGGTCCGCGTGCCGGTGCAAACCAGGGTCTGTTCCCTAAATTCTTCTCCGATGTGAACAAAAATGACGTTCCGATGAAAAGCCTGATTTTCACCGGTGTGCTGATGAGCCTGGTGCTGTTAATGACCGCGTCACCAAACCTGGCCAAACAGTTCGAAATCGTCATTCTGATGTCTGTCTTCGCATCCCTGCTGCCATACATGTACGCACTGATTTCTCTGCCAATCATCATGGTTTCCAAAAAAATGAACCGCGGCAGCACCTTCATTTTCTATAACGTCCTGGTGGTTATCGGCATTATCTACTGTGTCTTTGCCCTGTTAGGTTCCGGTTCTGATTCTATGTTCTGGGGTCTGGTCATGATGTCAATCACTATCCCGCTGTTCAGCTTCGTGGCCGCAGGCCGTGCGAAAAAAGGCAACGAGATTCTGTACATCAACGACGAACAAAACAAAGCGTGA
- a CDS encoding ATP phosphoribosyltransferase regulatory subunit: MQLGKTPEERGIHYQHFLYTTISQSVIERIQICLNQNCVLGTNQYCQKLEFEVNRTVRPHQSGRPRKHYSNDVADWIWLENRASKLLARYCYQEIRFPVLEYWDDHMKNAAAFADDNHNGPKLNCSHPALLRGEGTMGCLRVIAQHQRLQSKSKLWYIGAMFRNVAGQKQDFEQYHQIGVEAFGYDNIDIELEHILMQYDFFSSLHLTPYIELKINTAGSEEEFSRFRRALREYYQPFLPFFEEPWLVKLKEKPEQLLSTPHKLLDIVNKKAPRLSEFLSEASAARFRQLLESLNRLKIPYSVTPGLYPVNNYCHTLFEWRTTHPDSHDELLCRGGRYDASASHLLDKQVAVSGFAFMLDPIIFLIRKCHKQLLRQNATDVVLIPENTRAAGHALMVGRRLRILFPHFTIKNDCSGMRISTCRKNAERNGSRFIIVVPSEDDKALELTDKDNGMIQFVNENAMIGVLGHSVNC; encoded by the coding sequence TTGCAATTAGGTAAAACACCGGAAGAGCGCGGGATCCATTATCAGCATTTTTTATATACCACTATCAGCCAGTCTGTTATTGAGCGTATTCAAATCTGTCTGAATCAGAATTGCGTACTGGGCACCAATCAGTATTGCCAGAAACTGGAATTTGAAGTGAACCGGACAGTACGCCCGCATCAGAGCGGACGGCCGCGCAAACATTACAGTAATGATGTGGCGGACTGGATCTGGCTGGAAAACCGCGCCTCTAAGCTGCTGGCACGCTACTGTTATCAGGAGATCCGCTTTCCGGTGCTGGAATACTGGGATGACCATATGAAGAATGCCGCGGCATTCGCGGATGATAACCATAACGGCCCCAAACTCAACTGCAGCCATCCGGCACTGCTGCGCGGTGAGGGTACGATGGGCTGTCTGCGGGTGATCGCACAGCATCAGCGTTTACAGTCAAAAAGCAAATTATGGTATATCGGTGCGATGTTCCGGAATGTGGCCGGGCAGAAACAGGATTTTGAACAATATCACCAGATCGGTGTGGAAGCATTCGGCTACGATAATATTGATATCGAGCTGGAACATATTTTAATGCAGTATGATTTTTTCAGTTCATTACACCTTACGCCGTACATTGAATTAAAAATAAATACCGCCGGCAGCGAAGAAGAATTCAGCCGGTTTCGTCGGGCACTGAGAGAGTATTATCAGCCGTTTCTGCCATTCTTTGAGGAGCCGTGGCTGGTTAAACTGAAAGAGAAACCGGAGCAGTTATTATCCACACCGCACAAGCTGCTGGATATCGTTAATAAAAAAGCGCCCCGGCTCAGTGAGTTTCTCTCTGAGGCTTCCGCCGCCCGCTTCCGTCAGTTGCTCGAATCCCTCAACCGCCTGAAAATTCCGTACAGTGTGACGCCGGGACTGTATCCGGTGAATAATTACTGTCACACCCTGTTTGAATGGCGCACCACGCATCCTGACAGCCACGATGAGCTGTTATGCCGCGGCGGCCGTTATGATGCCAGTGCGTCGCATCTGCTGGATAAACAGGTGGCGGTCAGCGGTTTTGCGTTTATGCTCGACCCGATTATTTTCCTGATCCGCAAATGTCACAAGCAACTGCTGCGTCAGAATGCGACCGATGTGGTGCTGATCCCGGAAAACACCCGTGCCGCCGGGCATGCGCTGATGGTCGGCCGCCGTCTGCGGATACTGTTCCCGCATTTCACCATTAAAAATGACTGCTCGGGGATGCGGATCAGTACCTGCCGCAAGAATGCGGAGCGCAACGGCAGCCGTTTTATCATTGTGGTGCCGTCAGAGGATGACAAAGCGCTGGAGCTGACTGATAAAGACAACGGAATGATTCAGTTTGTGAATGAGAATGCCATGATCGGTGTGCTGGGACACAGCGTAAACTGCTGA
- a CDS encoding SGNH/GDSL hydrolase family protein yields MMKQQKRPSWHLKLAGAGALFAAALSLLSCQNDADKPWIQPQTPPPVSRNDLTNYGDPNLSRLAHRLRDPSARVHIVQIGDSHTAADFFSGTLRDKFQARYGNAGIGFVPPSIIAGQRTANFVFTEPKNQWSFLTSRKDDAPNFPLGGFVISPLTSHSTLTMKERNPSSYQYDMQVLYQTGYPASVTVRGGKGGTLNLAPSSEWRFSDSVPVTFPAEITANEQSPLNIGGWFITRSHPGVMLSSVGINGATIAMTGKWQPQWVNTLAQTDPEMVILAYGTNEAFNDTLDLDLYRQQLTNVVRSIRSNMPDAVILLVGPGDSIKNKTAPDCRSQQPANLHNVMRIQQSVAKSEGLLYWDWQQFMGGDCAINSWVLRDLARPDKVHLSGPGYEKSATALYNALESLLSQQ; encoded by the coding sequence ATGATGAAACAACAAAAACGCCCGTCGTGGCACCTTAAACTGGCCGGTGCGGGAGCCCTGTTTGCCGCAGCGCTCTCCCTGCTCTCCTGCCAGAACGATGCGGATAAGCCGTGGATACAGCCGCAGACACCACCGCCGGTGTCGCGTAATGATCTGACCAACTACGGCGATCCGAACCTCAGCCGCCTGGCACACCGCCTGCGGGATCCGTCCGCGCGTGTCCATATTGTCCAGATTGGCGATTCCCATACAGCAGCGGATTTTTTCTCCGGCACGCTGCGTGACAAATTCCAGGCGCGTTACGGCAACGCGGGGATCGGCTTTGTGCCGCCGAGCATTATCGCCGGACAGCGCACGGCAAACTTTGTCTTCACCGAGCCGAAAAATCAGTGGTCATTCCTGACCAGCCGGAAAGATGATGCACCAAACTTCCCGCTGGGCGGTTTTGTTATTTCGCCGCTGACCTCACACAGCACCCTGACCATGAAAGAGCGCAATCCGTCCTCTTATCAGTATGATATGCAGGTGCTGTACCAGACCGGCTACCCGGCCTCCGTTACGGTACGCGGCGGCAAAGGCGGCACGCTGAACCTGGCACCGTCCTCAGAATGGCGTTTTTCTGACAGTGTACCGGTAACCTTCCCGGCAGAAATCACCGCGAATGAGCAGAGCCCGCTGAATATCGGCGGCTGGTTTATCACCCGCAGCCATCCGGGCGTGATGCTCTCGTCTGTCGGTATCAACGGCGCGACAATTGCCATGACGGGAAAATGGCAGCCGCAGTGGGTGAATACCCTGGCACAGACCGATCCGGAAATGGTGATCCTGGCTTACGGTACCAATGAAGCCTTTAATGACACGCTGGATTTGGATCTCTACCGTCAGCAACTGACCAATGTGGTGCGCAGTATCCGCAGCAACATGCCGGATGCGGTGATCCTGCTGGTCGGCCCGGGCGACAGTATCAAGAACAAAACCGCGCCTGACTGCCGCTCACAGCAGCCTGCCAATCTGCACAATGTCATGCGGATTCAGCAGTCTGTGGCGAAAAGTGAAGGTCTGCTCTACTGGGACTGGCAGCAGTTCATGGGCGGCGACTGTGCAATTAACAGCTGGGTGCTGCGTGATCTGGCACGGCCGGACAAAGTCCATCTCTCCGGTCCGGGTTATGAAAAGAGCGCAACAGCACTCTATAACGCGCTGGAATCTCTCCTCAGCCAGCAGTAA
- a CDS encoding SGNH/GDSL hydrolase family protein yields MRIFDFTENLERALKVVFIVLTATVALVWLNQNPLARYWEQTYHQPAPWAKLEGHYAWDLGGYLQEGVVAAGETLWTYAQGNHIVEEAEEAVPGNTAFPEEFQVGLHFINGYRYPAAALSVTFPELLNRERPVIGNSVLKLNPEQVAEHILTKKTPKSIIDLEAGDKVFFVGDSLMQGVAPVLQSRLAKTYGIESINLSKQSTGLTYPKFFNWPETVKTTLAANPDIRLMVVFLGPNDPWDMPPEGGGRYLRFMSPEWEAQYRKRIQDILLTARIQDVDVIWIGPPNMRKDKLSDGVHYLSGVYQSEINNAGEIWLSANTIFKYQDKIYSDYPGDGSSTIKLRSGDGIHFTYKGQKAIADTVFDLIKFNAAPEETPAQQEKTETHDETTKTPVVAP; encoded by the coding sequence ATGCGAATTTTTGATTTTACAGAAAATCTCGAGCGGGCACTGAAGGTCGTCTTTATTGTGCTGACCGCAACCGTGGCACTGGTCTGGCTGAACCAGAACCCGCTGGCCCGTTACTGGGAACAGACCTACCACCAGCCTGCGCCGTGGGCGAAGCTGGAGGGGCATTACGCGTGGGATCTGGGGGGTTACCTTCAGGAAGGCGTGGTGGCGGCCGGAGAGACCCTGTGGACCTATGCACAGGGCAACCATATCGTTGAGGAAGCGGAAGAGGCTGTCCCCGGCAATACCGCGTTTCCGGAGGAGTTTCAGGTCGGGCTGCATTTTATCAACGGCTACCGTTATCCGGCTGCTGCACTGTCTGTGACCTTCCCTGAGCTGCTGAACCGGGAGCGTCCGGTGATCGGTAATTCTGTGCTGAAACTGAACCCGGAGCAGGTTGCGGAACACATTCTGACGAAAAAAACACCGAAATCAATTATTGATCTGGAAGCCGGTGATAAAGTCTTCTTCGTGGGCGATTCCCTCATGCAGGGCGTTGCACCTGTGTTACAATCCCGTCTGGCCAAAACCTACGGCATTGAAAGTATCAACCTCAGCAAACAGAGTACCGGCCTGACGTATCCGAAGTTTTTCAACTGGCCGGAAACTGTCAAAACCACGCTGGCAGCCAACCCGGATATCCGCCTGATGGTGGTTTTCCTCGGCCCGAATGACCCGTGGGACATGCCGCCGGAAGGCGGCGGGCGCTATCTGCGCTTTATGTCTCCGGAGTGGGAGGCGCAGTACCGTAAACGGATTCAGGATATTCTGTTAACGGCCCGGATACAGGATGTGGACGTCATATGGATAGGACCGCCGAATATGCGCAAAGACAAGCTGTCAGATGGTGTACACTATCTGAGCGGGGTCTATCAGTCGGAAATTAACAATGCCGGTGAAATCTGGCTGTCCGCGAATACCATTTTCAAATATCAGGATAAGATCTATTCAGATTACCCCGGTGACGGCAGCAGCACTATCAAGCTGCGCAGCGGCGACGGTATTCACTTTACCTACAAAGGTCAGAAAGCCATCGCTGACACGGTATTTGATCTGATTAAATTTAATGCTGCGCCGGAGGAAACCCCGGCGCAGCAGGAAAAAACAGAAACACATGATGAAACAACAAAAACGCCCGTCGTGGCACCTTAA
- a CDS encoding MBOAT family O-acyltransferase has protein sequence MNFFSFEFLASFTAFFLIYWLCQKKTRLQNILLITASYLFVFSFQASFAYVLAGYTLFIYLLTNVLGSRLSARAVYSLLAAGIIGCFTVFKYYGFMQESLQSALLQAGVEVELPVLSVLAPLGLSFYAFHSVSYVVSVCRKEIEKAPFLDVVLYLCFFPSIVAGPINRAKAFMPQVQAASREIIDYKKALLLITLAMVKLFLFSAYLSENFANPVFSSPVNYSAGEILVAVYAYAWNIYFNFSGYTNLVTGIAMLLGFRVPLNFSAPYLATNLKEFWARWHISLSTFIRDYIYIPLGGNRKGWLRMNLNAFIAMVISGIWHGVGLPFIIWGALHGLGIVLMNIKHKLLPPRTEPAETLWQKTEVWTARIFTFHVLCLTWIFFRSATLSDAVTMLTQLTADGFIASVMASAPLIIAFWLLLFIYPLCVSLYHRAGHYYQRISWIWYPLPLALFMTLVFIFSPSGMPGFIYANF, from the coding sequence ATGAATTTCTTTTCATTTGAATTTCTTGCCTCCTTTACTGCCTTTTTTCTGATTTACTGGCTCTGTCAAAAAAAGACCCGTTTACAGAATATCCTTTTAATTACGGCGAGTTATCTGTTTGTCTTCTCATTTCAGGCAAGCTTCGCGTATGTGCTGGCCGGATATACCCTGTTTATTTATCTGCTGACGAATGTCCTGGGCAGCCGCCTGTCCGCCCGTGCAGTGTACAGCCTGCTGGCGGCGGGGATCATCGGCTGTTTTACGGTATTCAAATATTACGGATTTATGCAGGAATCTCTCCAGAGTGCGCTGTTGCAGGCCGGTGTGGAGGTTGAACTGCCGGTGCTTTCGGTGCTGGCACCGCTGGGGTTATCCTTCTACGCGTTCCATTCTGTCAGCTATGTGGTGTCGGTCTGCCGCAAAGAGATTGAAAAAGCCCCCTTTTTGGATGTGGTGCTTTATCTCTGCTTCTTCCCGAGCATTGTCGCCGGTCCGATAAACCGCGCCAAAGCATTTATGCCGCAAGTACAGGCGGCCTCGCGGGAAATTATTGATTACAAAAAAGCCCTGCTGCTGATCACCCTGGCGATGGTGAAACTGTTTTTATTCAGTGCTTATCTGTCAGAAAACTTTGCCAACCCGGTCTTCAGTTCGCCGGTCAACTACAGCGCCGGTGAGATTCTGGTGGCGGTGTACGCCTATGCCTGGAATATCTATTTTAACTTCTCCGGTTATACCAACCTGGTGACCGGGATTGCCATGCTGCTTGGTTTCAGGGTACCACTGAACTTCAGTGCGCCGTATCTTGCCACCAACCTCAAAGAGTTCTGGGCGCGCTGGCACATCAGTCTGTCGACCTTTATCCGCGATTATATTTATATCCCGCTCGGCGGTAACCGCAAGGGCTGGCTGCGGATGAACCTCAATGCCTTTATCGCGATGGTAATTTCAGGGATCTGGCACGGTGTCGGGCTGCCGTTTATCATCTGGGGCGCACTGCACGGCCTGGGTATTGTGCTGATGAATATCAAACACAAACTGCTGCCGCCGCGCACAGAACCTGCGGAAACCCTGTGGCAGAAAACCGAGGTCTGGACCGCCCGGATTTTCACCTTCCATGTGCTCTGCCTGACCTGGATTTTCTTCCGCAGCGCCACGCTCAGTGATGCTGTCACCATGCTGACGCAACTGACCGCTGACGGCTTTATTGCCTCTGTCATGGCCAGTGCGCCGCTGATTATCGCCTTCTGGCTGCTGCTGTTTATCTATCCGCTGTGTGTCAGCCTGTATCACCGCGCCGGACACTATTACCAGCGGATCTCATGGATCTGGTATCCTTTACCGCTCGCGCTCTTTATGACGCTGGTCTTTATTTTCTCTCCTTCAGGAATGCCGGGTTTTATCTATGCGAATTTTTGA